A single genomic interval of Flavobacteriales bacterium harbors:
- a CDS encoding T9SS type A sorting domain-containing protein has product MVERHETDRGMSTMMIDTQRYQAEEQGAIPASAWLAAAQNQRPAAEMILPGNGTRMFMGGRAALAPMPQQWLGVYPNPSKGEVYVTYQLPEGAESGWLEVRDALGRLILSERLQRSGGIVELRKDLLHGGLYAVTLRADGILVSGARFIALR; this is encoded by the coding sequence GTGGTTGAGCGGCACGAAACTGATCGTGGAATGAGCACCATGATGATCGACACACAGCGCTACCAAGCCGAGGAACAAGGCGCCATACCTGCCAGCGCATGGCTGGCCGCAGCGCAAAACCAGCGTCCAGCTGCCGAGATGATCCTGCCCGGCAACGGCACGCGCATGTTCATGGGTGGCCGTGCCGCCCTGGCCCCGATGCCACAGCAGTGGCTGGGTGTGTACCCCAACCCCAGCAAAGGGGAGGTATATGTGACCTATCAGCTTCCCGAAGGTGCGGAATCCGGTTGGTTGGAGGTGCGAGATGCCCTGGGCCGATTGATCCTCTCCGAAAGGCTCCAGCGAAGCGGAGGTATCGTGGAACTAAGAAAGGACCTGCTCCATGGCGGGCTATATGCGGTGACACTTCGTGCCGATGGCATATTGGTAAGCGGCGCCAGGTTCATCGCATTGCGCTAA
- a CDS encoding T9SS type A sorting domain-containing protein, producing the protein MSRFFLLISTLGTAIWWSPALGQGFNVRHDAFGWQYARFAFSVEQNPDEDILVFSNGEYLDTTTNLYWSSIVGMERFGDTGQFLSEDTLWKPARATYVGWSNCSTVLQDGRIVVSGGTYQTGDTNRTALYWFSEQGMLLDHVEILPNSRSWITYQHKNTPDGGFILTGVTSATGFQDIFLLKTDSLGNVQWWQTYGHPTRADYATSVDILPDGGYCIGGEYPLTLNNVVQWVVRTDSLGNLIWQQPRGLPVETSFNAAVLTTSDGNITYAAGKYSGGNDQQHWPNLVKLDTAGNELWDKTYGEAEFGTGFFSVAEVPGSFDLIACGQKWYMTIGGIPYRVGLLLRTNSQGDSLWMREYFYYDSLMTDGAGTLRDVQPTPDGGFVAVGAAYGSISGNNPPGLSQDVWVVNVDSMGCIEPGCHIITGITTQVTNLKDALSVWPNPTRDRATVKITLPQGGSLQKELRLHMVSTQGQEVLAIPVVPGENVLDVGRLASGLYYLHLTNGNTWLSGTKLIVE; encoded by the coding sequence CTGGTGTTCTCCAATGGAGAATACCTTGATACCACTACAAACCTCTACTGGAGTTCCATCGTGGGTATGGAGCGCTTTGGTGACACGGGTCAATTTTTGAGCGAAGACACTCTTTGGAAACCAGCCCGAGCAACCTATGTAGGCTGGTCCAACTGCTCTACGGTGCTTCAAGATGGAAGGATCGTGGTATCAGGCGGCACCTACCAAACGGGCGATACCAATCGTACCGCGTTGTACTGGTTCAGTGAGCAAGGCATGCTGTTGGACCATGTAGAGATCCTGCCGAACTCCCGCTCCTGGATCACTTACCAGCACAAGAACACGCCCGATGGCGGCTTCATCCTTACCGGAGTGACCAGTGCAACAGGCTTCCAGGACATCTTCCTGCTGAAGACCGACAGCCTGGGCAATGTGCAATGGTGGCAAACCTACGGCCACCCGACGCGCGCGGACTATGCCACTTCAGTGGACATACTTCCAGATGGTGGTTATTGCATCGGAGGTGAGTACCCACTGACATTGAACAATGTGGTTCAATGGGTGGTCCGGACCGATAGTCTAGGGAACTTGATCTGGCAGCAACCTCGAGGACTGCCTGTTGAGACCTCCTTTAACGCAGCGGTGCTTACTACCTCAGATGGCAACATCACGTACGCTGCAGGCAAGTACAGTGGTGGTAACGACCAGCAGCATTGGCCCAATCTGGTCAAGCTGGATACGGCAGGAAATGAGCTCTGGGACAAGACGTATGGTGAAGCGGAATTCGGGACAGGTTTTTTTTCGGTCGCCGAAGTACCTGGCTCTTTCGATCTGATCGCCTGCGGTCAGAAATGGTACATGACCATAGGAGGAATACCATACAGGGTCGGCCTGCTGCTGCGCACCAACAGCCAGGGCGACAGCCTGTGGATGCGTGAGTACTTCTACTACGACAGTCTGATGACCGATGGTGCAGGCACCCTGCGCGATGTGCAGCCCACCCCCGATGGCGGCTTCGTAGCCGTGGGTGCGGCCTATGGTAGCATCAGTGGCAACAACCCGCCGGGTCTTAGCCAGGATGTGTGGGTGGTGAACGTGGACAGCATGGGCTGCATAGAGCCGGGCTGCCACATCATCACGGGCATCACCACGCAGGTTACCAACCTGAAAGATGCGCTCAGCGTATGGCCCAACCCAACCAGAGACCGAGCCACGGTGAAGATCACCCTGCCACAAGGAGGCTCCTTACAGAAGGAATTGCGGCTACATATGGTGAGCACCCAAGGCCAGGAGGTGCTGGCCATCCCGGTGGTACCCGGCGAGAACGTGCTGGATGTGGGTCGCTTGGCCAGTGGACTGTACTACCTTCACTTGACCAATGGCAACACGTGGTTGAGCGGCACGAAACTGATCGTGGAATGA